From the genome of Helicobacter pylori, one region includes:
- a CDS encoding 5-formyltetrahydrofolate cyclo-ligase, translated as MKRAKPTKYKAVRDKLACKLLFWKLKDYQNILLYSPLGHELDIRSLILKLRQENKCVWLPKSIKKGANFSKEGFTIAPFRLPLKRLGWFDEPSLSRHYKRELDCIVVPILGMDTSFRRVGFGLGMYDRSLPKLLKRQLKRPLIVFVSRELAVANGVLTDAYDIEADLYMNARIVMKNNKRKHYEQRVNLHFIRSLGSVFDYRSSHILCDEKDLLR; from the coding sequence TTGAAAAGGGCTAAACCAACCAAATATAAAGCAGTCAGGGATAAATTGGCTTGCAAGCTTTTATTTTGGAAACTCAAAGATTATCAAAATATTTTATTGTATAGCCCATTAGGGCATGAGCTTGACATTAGGTCTTTGATTTTGAAGTTAAGGCAAGAAAATAAGTGTGTGTGGTTGCCTAAAAGCATCAAAAAAGGCGCTAATTTTTCTAAAGAGGGTTTCACTATCGCACCCTTTAGGTTGCCCTTAAAGCGTTTGGGGTGGTTTGATGAACCGAGTTTGTCGCGCCATTATAAGCGGGAATTAGATTGTATTGTCGTGCCGATTTTAGGAATGGATACAAGCTTTAGGCGCGTGGGTTTTGGGCTAGGCATGTATGATAGGAGTTTGCCAAAATTGCTCAAAAGGCAACTAAAACGCCCCTTAATCGTGTTTGTGAGTAGGGAGTTAGCGGTAGCTAATGGTGTTCTTACAGACGCCTATGACATTGAAGCGGATCTTTATATGAATGCTCGTATCGTTATGAAGAATAACAAAAGGAAACATTATGAGCAGCGGGTTAATTTACATTTCATTAGAAGTCTTGGTAGCGTGTTTGATTACCGCTCTAGTCACATATTATGTGATGAAAAGGATCTATTACGCTAG
- the rny gene encoding ribonuclease Y, whose product MKRIYYARGQAVLKNASAKAKLMEFQAKSFIEAEEMRMKSQECKLQQQYENKNLQLQIHFDKKEVHLKHLEAQHKEFVRDEKRYLEKEKQELEKERQILEQEKENFEKQRAVCKEAQAKALDAMLNYMAYTKDEIKSMILEQLEEELEVQKSALIRRYEKEAKEEGKKKSYAILAEATACFAGNYATENLTTRIALPCSDYIGRVIGKDGKNIEAFKKVSGVDIEFSEDSSELCLSSFNLYRREVASETLKILIEDGRIQPNRIEEVYHRVARNMEKELLSEGESVVLELELGAMEDELKILIGKMRYRSSFGQNALQHSKEVALLAGLIAEQLGGDKKLARRAGILHDIGKALTQELGRDHVNLGVEVCKRHKEDPVVINAIYAHHGHEEIMSVECASVCAADALSAGRPGARRKSDEEYAKRMQTLEEIALEFDGVEKAYAMESGRELRVIVKSSQVRDNQMPIIARKIAKKIEESAQYVGEVGVQVVRESRFKTTATLKQ is encoded by the coding sequence ATGAAAAGGATCTATTACGCTAGAGGGCAAGCCGTTTTAAAAAACGCTTCAGCTAAAGCCAAATTGATGGAGTTTCAAGCGAAATCTTTTATAGAAGCTGAAGAGATGCGCATGAAAAGCCAAGAATGCAAATTGCAACAGCAATATGAAAACAAGAACTTGCAACTCCAAATTCATTTTGACAAAAAAGAAGTGCATTTGAAGCATTTAGAAGCGCAGCACAAAGAATTTGTAAGAGATGAAAAACGCTATTTAGAAAAAGAAAAACAAGAGCTTGAAAAAGAACGCCAAATTTTAGAACAAGAGAAGGAAAATTTTGAAAAACAGCGCGCTGTTTGCAAAGAAGCTCAAGCCAAAGCGCTAGATGCGATGCTCAATTACATGGCTTATACCAAAGATGAAATTAAAAGCATGATTTTAGAGCAATTAGAAGAAGAATTAGAAGTGCAAAAAAGCGCGTTAATCAGGCGTTATGAAAAAGAAGCCAAAGAAGAGGGCAAGAAAAAATCGTATGCCATTTTAGCGGAAGCGACAGCCTGTTTTGCGGGTAATTATGCGACAGAGAATTTAACAACTCGTATTGCTTTGCCTTGCTCAGATTATATCGGTCGTGTGATAGGCAAAGACGGGAAAAATATTGAGGCGTTTAAAAAAGTCAGCGGAGTGGATATAGAATTTAGCGAAGATAGCAGCGAATTGTGTTTGTCCAGTTTCAATCTTTATCGGCGTGAAGTAGCGAGCGAGACGCTTAAAATTTTAATAGAAGACGGCCGTATCCAGCCTAATAGGATTGAAGAGGTTTATCATAGAGTCGCGCGCAACATGGAAAAAGAATTGCTTTCTGAAGGGGAGAGCGTGGTGTTAGAATTAGAGCTTGGGGCTATGGAAGATGAACTTAAAATTTTAATAGGCAAAATGCGTTATCGCTCTAGTTTTGGGCAAAACGCCTTACAACATTCTAAAGAAGTCGCTCTTTTAGCCGGCTTGATTGCAGAACAGCTTGGGGGGGATAAAAAGCTCGCCAGAAGAGCCGGTATTTTGCATGATATTGGTAAAGCGCTCACCCAAGAGCTTGGGAGAGACCATGTGAATTTAGGGGTTGAAGTGTGCAAGCGCCATAAAGAAGACCCGGTTGTGATTAATGCGATTTATGCCCACCATGGGCATGAAGAGATCATGAGCGTAGAGTGCGCGAGCGTGTGTGCGGCTGATGCGCTTTCAGCAGGGCGTCCTGGGGCTAGAAGAAAGAGCGATGAAGAATACGCTAAACGCATGCAAACTTTAGAAGAGATCGCGCTAGAATTTGATGGGGTGGAAAAAGCGTATGCGATGGAGAGCGGGCGAGAATTAAGAGTGATAGTCAAATCTAGCCAAGTCAGGGACAATCAAATGCCTATTATTGCCAGAAAGATCGCTAAAAAGATAGAAGAGAGTGCTCAGTATGTGGGCGAAGTGGGCGTGCAAGTGGTGCGAGAAAGCCGTTTCAAAACGACCGCTACGCTCAAGCAATAA
- a CDS encoding MATE family efflux transporter — MYQVKKIFSLALPSGVNAFLDVLVVALSVFFVGKISHHHIVALGVGLQFLMLFYGINTILYTGTNAILSRLVGARDFTQINHAFSSIFIGAFAICLGVLFVSYFLIEPFLNWMQLQDPSRQLTQDYLEVLVIALPSIFLKNVLVSALASFSDTLTPFIVKIIMVITCIFLNQALIFGDFGFKEMGIVGSALANVIVSYWELLVLGVWIQIKKIPLKFKITFNFSFLKTMFRVGWPAGFERLLSLFSLILLSKFVASYGDKVLAGMQIGIRVETFSFMPGFGFMIAAMVLTGQNLGANKPKIATEYAHLILKISMGLMGVLGIVLVLFAKEFASLFSQDEEVLEVARSYLIAVGLSQAPLIGYFVLDGVFRGAGISKVSLYINTLSLWGLRIMPIYLLLIYHFKVEFIFVVIASETFLRSFIYYKVFSKGVWKRCGKKA, encoded by the coding sequence ATCTATCAAGTTAAGAAAATTTTTTCTTTAGCCTTACCTTCTGGGGTCAATGCCTTTTTAGATGTGCTAGTGGTTGCACTCTCGGTTTTTTTTGTAGGCAAGATTTCGCACCATCACATTGTGGCTCTAGGGGTGGGTTTGCAATTTTTGATGCTTTTTTATGGTATCAATACGATTTTATACACCGGCACTAATGCCATTCTTTCCAGGCTTGTGGGAGCTAGGGATTTTACTCAAATCAATCACGCTTTTTCAAGTATTTTTATAGGAGCGTTTGCGATCTGTTTGGGTGTGCTGTTTGTTTCTTATTTTTTGATTGAGCCTTTTTTAAATTGGATGCAATTGCAAGATCCTTCGCGCCAATTGACACAAGATTATTTAGAAGTCTTAGTTATCGCGCTACCGAGTATTTTTTTAAAAAATGTTTTAGTTTCAGCGCTCGCTAGCTTTTCAGACACCCTAACTCCCTTTATTGTCAAAATCATCATGGTCATTACATGCATTTTCTTGAATCAAGCCTTGATTTTTGGGGATTTTGGTTTTAAAGAAATGGGGATTGTAGGCTCTGCTTTAGCGAATGTGATTGTCTCTTATTGGGAATTACTCGTGCTTGGCGTTTGGATACAAATCAAAAAAATCCCTTTAAAATTCAAAATAACCTTTAATTTTTCTTTTTTAAAAACCATGTTTAGAGTGGGTTGGCCGGCCGGGTTTGAGCGCTTATTGAGCTTATTTTCTTTAATACTCTTATCCAAATTTGTAGCGAGCTATGGGGATAAAGTGTTAGCGGGCATGCAAATAGGTATTAGAGTTGAAACCTTTTCGTTTATGCCCGGATTTGGGTTTATGATCGCAGCGATGGTTTTAACAGGGCAAAATTTGGGAGCGAACAAGCCAAAGATCGCCACAGAATACGCGCATTTGATTTTAAAAATCTCTATGGGTTTAATGGGGGTTTTAGGGATTGTTTTAGTCTTATTTGCTAAAGAATTTGCGAGCCTTTTTTCTCAAGATGAAGAAGTTTTGGAAGTGGCGCGATCTTATTTGATCGCTGTGGGTCTCTCTCAAGCTCCCTTAATTGGGTATTTTGTGCTAGATGGAGTTTTTAGAGGGGCTGGCATTTCTAAAGTCTCACTATATATTAACACCCTAAGCTTATGGGGGTTAAGGATCATGCCCATTTACTTGCTTTTAATTTATCATTTTAAGGTGGAATTTATTTTTGTAGTGATCGCATCAGAAACTTTTTTGCGCTCATTCATCTATTATAAAGTTTTTTCTAAAGGCGTTTGGAAAAGGTGCGGGAAAAAAGCTTGA
- a CDS encoding Na+/H+ antiporter family protein, which produces MLENSSIWSNPAFVAIICMCVLSLLRLNVMLSMISATLIAGLMGGLGITESFNAMIDGMKGNLNIALSYILLGALAVAIAKSNLIKVALSKLIGLMNYKRSTFCFLIAFIACFSQNLVPVHIAFIPILIPPLLHLMNRLELDRRAVACALTFGLQAPYLVLPVGFGLIFQTTILEQLKANGVSATLAQITGVMWIAGLAMVVGLLVAVLTLYKKPRHYKEKSFNIESYDSLQLNYHDYLTFIGIIVAFAIQLATDSMPLAAFLALAIILLGRGIKFKETDSLMDDSVKMMAFIAFVMLVASGFGEVLQKVHAIEGLVNAITSVIQGKLLGAFLMLVVGLFITMGIGTSFGTIPIIAVFYVPLCTKLGFSAESTILLIGIAAALGDAGSPASDSTMGPTCGLNADNQHNHIYDTCVPTFLVYNLPLIVFGVVGALLLG; this is translated from the coding sequence ATGCTAGAAAATAGCTCTATATGGAGCAATCCTGCCTTTGTGGCTATCATTTGCATGTGCGTTCTTAGCCTTTTAAGGCTCAATGTCATGCTTTCTATGATTAGCGCGACTCTCATAGCAGGACTTATGGGAGGGCTTGGGATCACGGAGAGTTTTAATGCAATGATAGATGGCATGAAAGGCAATTTAAACATCGCTTTAAGCTACATCCTTTTAGGGGCTTTAGCGGTAGCGATCGCTAAAAGCAATCTCATTAAAGTCGCTTTGAGTAAATTAATAGGCTTAATGAATTACAAGCGATCCACTTTTTGCTTTTTGATCGCTTTCATCGCATGTTTTTCGCAAAATTTAGTGCCGGTGCATATCGCTTTTATCCCTATTTTAATCCCCCCTCTTTTGCATTTAATGAACCGGCTGGAATTGGATAGAAGAGCGGTCGCTTGCGCTTTAACCTTTGGCTTGCAAGCCCCCTACTTGGTGCTTCCTGTAGGGTTTGGCTTGATTTTTCAAACCACCATTTTAGAGCAATTAAAAGCTAATGGCGTTAGCGCTACCCTAGCGCAAATCACAGGAGTGATGTGGATAGCAGGGTTAGCGATGGTTGTTGGGCTGCTTGTTGCCGTATTAACGCTATACAAAAAACCCAGACACTACAAAGAAAAATCTTTTAATATAGAAAGTTACGATTCGCTCCAATTAAACTACCATGACTATTTGACTTTTATAGGGATTATCGTGGCGTTTGCGATCCAATTAGCCACCGATTCTATGCCCTTAGCCGCCTTTTTAGCGTTAGCGATCATCTTACTGGGTCGTGGCATTAAGTTTAAAGAAACAGACTCGCTTATGGATGATAGCGTGAAAATGATGGCGTTTATCGCTTTTGTGATGTTAGTGGCTAGCGGGTTTGGAGAAGTGTTGCAAAAAGTGCATGCGATAGAGGGCTTAGTGAATGCGATCACAAGCGTAATCCAAGGGAAGCTTTTAGGGGCTTTTTTAATGCTTGTTGTAGGGCTTTTTATCACCATGGGGATAGGGACTTCTTTTGGCACTATTCCTATCATCGCTGTGTTTTATGTCCCTTTATGCACGAAATTAGGTTTTAGCGCAGAATCTACGATTTTACTCATCGGCATAGCCGCAGCTTTAGGCGATGCAGGCTCACCGGCTAGCGATAGCACCATGGGACCCACTTGCGGGCTTAACGCAGACAACCAACACAATCATATCTATGACACATGCGTGCCGACTTTTTTAGTCTATAACCTCCCTTTGATTGTTTTTGGAGTGGTTGGAGCGTTACTATTAGGCTAA
- a CDS encoding carbon-nitrogen hydrolase: MICTSVLQHAYCGSRKKTIEHTANLLEQALKKHPKTNLVVLQELNPYSYFCQSENPKFFDLGEYFEEDKAFFSALAQKFQVVLIASLFEKRTKGLYHNSAVVFEKDGSIAGVYRKMHIPDDPGFYEKFYFTPGDLGFEPIVTSVGKLGLMVCWDQWYPEAARIMALKGAEILIYPSAIGFLEEDSNEEKKRQQNAWETIQRGHAIANGLPLIATNRVGVELDPSGVIKGGITFFGSSFVVGALGEFLAKASDKEEILYAEIDLERTEEVRRMWPFLRDRRIDFYNDLLKRYI; this comes from the coding sequence ATGATTTGCACGAGCGTCCTCCAGCATGCCTATTGCGGCTCTAGAAAAAAAACCATAGAGCATACAGCGAACTTGCTTGAACAAGCGCTAAAAAAACACCCTAAAACCAATTTAGTGGTGTTGCAAGAATTAAACCCTTATAGTTATTTTTGCCAGAGCGAAAACCCTAAATTTTTTGATTTGGGCGAATATTTTGAAGAAGATAAGGCTTTTTTTAGCGCTTTAGCTCAAAAATTTCAAGTGGTGTTGATTGCTTCTTTATTTGAAAAGCGCACTAAAGGGTTGTATCACAATAGTGCTGTCGTGTTTGAAAAAGATGGATCAATCGCTGGAGTGTATCGCAAAATGCACATTCCTGATGACCCAGGGTTTTATGAAAAATTTTATTTCACGCCGGGGGATTTGGGCTTTGAGCCTATTGTTACAAGCGTGGGCAAATTAGGGCTTATGGTGTGTTGGGATCAATGGTATCCTGAAGCAGCAAGAATTATGGCTTTAAAAGGGGCAGAAATTTTAATCTATCCTAGCGCGATAGGGTTTTTAGAAGAAGACTCTAATGAAGAAAAAAAGCGTCAGCAAAACGCATGGGAGACTATCCAAAGAGGGCATGCGATCGCTAATGGCTTGCCTTTGATTGCGACTAACAGAGTGGGCGTAGAGTTAGATCCCAGCGGCGTGATTAAGGGGGGCATTACTTTTTTTGGCTCTAGTTTTGTGGTGGGGGCTTTGGGCGAATTTTTAGCTAAAGCGAGCGATAAAGAAGAAATTTTGTATGCGGAAATTGATTTAGAACGCACCGAAGAAGTGCGCCGAATGTGGCCGTTTTTGAGAGACAGACGCATTGATTTTTATAACGATTTGTTGAAACGCTATATTTAA
- a CDS encoding tRNA threonylcarbamoyladenosine dehydratase encodes MSEPIDRFTRIRWLFKNDFKKIGRQRVLICGVGGVGGFALDALYRVGIGQITIIDKDVFDVTNQNRQIGSERIGESKVLVLQDLYKGIQALNLHVDEAFLNSFNFRDYDYILDCMDDLPIKTSLAIKCQNFAYGKFISSMGSAKRLNPKHIQVGSVWESYGDKFGRKFRDFLKKRRFKGDFKVVFSPEVPHCIELGSFNAVTASFGLQIASEVVQDIIK; translated from the coding sequence TTGTCTGAACCCATAGATAGATTCACGCGCATAAGGTGGTTGTTTAAAAACGATTTTAAAAAAATCGGCCGACAAAGGGTTTTAATCTGTGGCGTTGGTGGTGTTGGGGGCTTTGCGCTAGACGCTTTGTATCGTGTAGGGATAGGGCAAATCACTATCATTGATAAAGATGTGTTTGATGTTACCAATCAAAACCGCCAAATCGGATCAGAAAGGATAGGAGAATCTAAAGTGTTGGTGTTGCAAGATCTCTATAAGGGCATTCAAGCTTTGAATTTGCATGTAGATGAAGCGTTTTTAAATTCATTTAATTTTAGAGATTATGATTACATTTTAGATTGCATGGACGATTTGCCTATTAAAACGAGCTTAGCGATAAAGTGTCAAAATTTCGCTTATGGGAAATTCATCAGCTCTATGGGGAGTGCGAAACGCTTGAACCCTAAACACATCCAAGTGGGGAGCGTTTGGGAAAGCTATGGCGATAAATTCGGGCGTAAATTTAGGGATTTTTTAAAAAAACGCCGTTTTAAAGGGGATTTTAAAGTGGTTTTTAGCCCTGAAGTTCCGCATTGCATAGAGCTTGGGAGTTTTAATGCGGTTACGGCGAGTTTTGGTTTGCAAATAGCGAGTGAAGTCGTGCAAGACATTATCAAATAA
- the fliS gene encoding flagellar export chaperone FliS, with protein MQYANAYQVYQHNRVSVESPAKLIEMLYEGILRFSSQAKRCIENEDIEKKIYYINRVTDIFTELLNILDYEKGGEVAVYLTGLYTHQIKVLTQANVENDASKIDLVLNVARGLLEAWREIHSDELT; from the coding sequence ATGCAATACGCTAACGCTTATCAAGTCTACCAGCATAACCGAGTGAGTGTGGAATCCCCGGCAAAACTCATTGAAATGCTTTATGAAGGGATTTTAAGATTTTCTTCACAAGCCAAACGCTGTATTGAAAATGAAGACATTGAAAAAAAGATTTATTATATTAACAGGGTTACGGATATTTTCACGGAATTGTTGAATATTTTAGATTATGAAAAAGGGGGGGAAGTGGCGGTGTATCTTACCGGCTTATACACCCATCAAATCAAAGTTTTAACGCAGGCCAATGTGGAAAATGATGCGAGTAAGATTGATTTGGTGTTGAATGTGGCTAGGGGGTTGTTAGAAGCATGGAGGGAAATCCATTCGGATGAACTCACCTAA